Below is a genomic region from Daphnia pulicaria isolate SC F1-1A chromosome 10, SC_F0-13Bv2, whole genome shotgun sequence.
ACAAGAATAGGTAGAATAATAGAAAAACACTTAACGATGGcaccaataaaagaaataatcaaaaaatttgttgcaACCCAAATGGCGCAGTTTCGAGACCGGGCACGGCATTGTGGTCGAAGAAAGTGGCAGCCAGAAGCAAGTTGGAATGTTGCCTGAAGAAAGCGGTGCCATCTCCAGTGGATCTTACTCCTATACCAATCCGGACGGCTCCGTGATCACCGTCACTTGGGTCGCCGACGAAAACGGATTCAAAGCTTCTGGTGATCACTTGCCAACTCCTCCCCCGATGCCCGAATACGTCATCAAGATGCTGGCAGATATCGAAGCTGCTAGAATCGCAGCCGCAACTGATGCTCCAGCTACTGAAGCTGCCCCTTCTTTGTAGTGTAAACCAAattgattcctttttttttgtctcaaaATTGCCAAGTTGATTTGCAATCTGTAATTAATCTGTTAATAAAAACTCCTTTCATTACTTCAAATACTCAAGTCATAAAAGTGTCATCTATATTGACTCCTATAAAATTTGGCTTGCCAATCACGTCATCCAATCACGACTCAGCACCAACCCACTCgatacaaaattaaaaaaaaaaaaaaatgcgtgatggcttcaaaggtcaaaaacaTGACATATACCTTCCAAGTTGACTGGGATGGTGATATTCCTTTTGAAAGTGTTAAAACACCAGTTGCTTGCCTCAACGATAAATAAGCGACGAATAATCAAGGGGGTGAAAAGTTTGCGCGAAGGTTAACCTAGCTGTTTATCCAGCATACTGCTTATACGCAGTTACGATAATGGATAGTATTGTTTTTCACCTTTTACATGGAAAATGGATGTACACGGTGCACTTCCCGTCTttttcgtcgtcttcttcgaAATGCCTTATTTTCAATAGCAACTAACACCTCCGATTTCGATTTCTGTCACCTTCCTGTAGGGGttttcttattgttgttcCTACCATGAGCGACACGCGTTTCATTCGATTATGTTATTTATAGTCTTTACCgaataaaagttgcaaaaataACGaaccagaaaaacaaaacatgaaggtcaaagttcagtAGTATATAAGACACTGGGACTTATGGAAATAGATTCATTCCAAACATCTCCCACGGTCCTACATTAAAATGCAATGCGTAAGTATACTTTTTTCGCTTAACCTCTCACAGAACCACTATAATtaaggaaaaattcaaatgaactgTCAATTTATGTTATGAATAGGCGGTTCTTCTGTCTTTCTTCGTTGCGGTTGCTAGTGCTGTTCCGCTGGCCCCAGTTAAAAATGATGCGAATGTCGCCCTAGCTAAAACAACGTCGACGACGACTCCCATACCGATAATAAGACAAGAGCTCAAAGTCGAAAAcggaaatcacaaaaataggTAGAATAGAAATCACTTAACAATGGCGGCCCATAATCACAAAATTTGTTGCAGTTTCGAGACTGGGCACGGCATTGTGGTCGAAGAAAGTGGCAGCCAGAAGCAAGTTGGCAATTTGCCTAAAGAA
It encodes:
- the LOC124314854 gene encoding endocuticle structural glycoprotein SgAbd-4-like; the encoded protein is MQYVALLSFFVAVAIAAPLTPVENAGDAAVTETIMTTTTPIPIVRQEMTVENGIHKNSFETGHGIVVEESGSQKQVGMLPEESGAISSGSYSYTNPDGSVITVTWVADENGFKASGDHLPTPPPMPEYVIKMLADIEAARIAAATDAPATEAAPSL